The Humulus lupulus chromosome 3, drHumLupu1.1, whole genome shotgun sequence genome window below encodes:
- the LOC133824381 gene encoding phosphatidate cytidylyltransferase 1-like: MQKDNTSTPLTPTGRVRHRRRSNEVVPDVSIANGGNLLVDDSNKYRSMWIRACSSVWMIGGFAFIIYMGHLCITAMIVVIQIFMAKELFNLLRRDHEERHLPGFRLLNWLFFFTAMLFVYGRILSQRIFNTITLDNFLHQFVSSLIKYHMVICYTLYIAGFVWFIITLKKKRMYKYQFGQYAWTHMIMIIVFTQSSFAVANIFEGIIWFLLPATLIVINDIAAYFFGFFFGRTPLIKLSPKKTWEGFIDASVTTVISTFLVSLFFLCDAHLAFLCIFLRFRNCSITKLNLVSYSVIK, encoded by the exons ATGCAGAAGGATAACACTAGCACCCCATTAACACCAACTGGTCGGGTTCGACATCGAAGACGTTCAAATGAG GTTGTTCCAGATGTTAGTATAGCCAATGGAGGCAATTTACTTGTTGATGACAGTAACAAGTACAGGTCTATGTGGATACGGGCATGCTCTTCTGTTTGGATGATTGGGGGATTTGCATTCATTATATATATGGGTCATCTCTGTATTACTGCTATGATAGTTGTTATCCAAATCTTTATGGCGAAAGAGTTGTTCAACCTACTAAGGCGAGACCATGAAGAGAGGCATCTCCCAGGATTTAGGCTGTTAAATTG GCTCTTCTTCTTCACTGCCATGTTATTTGTATATGGTCGCATTCTCAGTCAACGGATTTTTAATACTATAACTTTGGACAACTTTCTCCATCAGTTTGTTAGCAGCCTTATCAAGTATCATATGGTTATCTGCTACACCTTATATATCGCAG GTTTTGTGTGGTTCATCATTAcattgaagaagaagaggatgTACAAATATCAATTTGGTCAGTATGCATGGACACACATGATCATGATTATTGTGTTTACCCAGTCCTCTTTCGCAGTAGCCAACATTTTCGAAGGAATTATCTG GTTTCTTCTTCCAGCAACACTTATAGTTATCAACGACATTGCTGCATATTTCTTTGGGTTCTTTTTTGGAAGAACCCCATTGATCAAATTATCTCCAAAAAAAACTTGGGAGGGATTCATTGATGCTTCTGTTACAACTGTCATATCTACATTTTTGGTAAGCTTATTTTTCCTATGCGATGCACATTTAGCATTCTTGTGCATATTCCTGAGATTTAGGAACTGTAGCATTACAAAGTTAAATTTAGTTTCCTACTCAGTTATAAAGTGA